A genomic stretch from Algoriphagus halophilus includes:
- a CDS encoding ABC-F family ATP-binding cassette domain-containing protein → MISVDNVAVEHSGSTLFSNISFAINETDKIALMGKNGAGKSTLLKIIAGQSKPTSGSVSAPKDFVVAYLPQHLLTSDDCTVMEETSKAFASYLNMKTEIDRINEELTVRTDYESEEYYKLIEQVSELSEKFYAIEEVNYEAEVEKVLLGLGFVREDFTRLTSEFSGGWRMRIELAKILLQNPDLILLDEPTNHLDIESIQWLEDFLMNKAKAVVVISHDRAFVDNITTRTIEVTMGRIYDYKAKYSHYLELRKERREQQQKHYEEQQRTIADIQAFIDRFKGTYSKTLQVQSRVKMLEKMEIIEVDEVDTSALKLRFPPSPRSGNYPVIVDEMSKSYGDHVVFKNASMTIERGQKVSFVGKNGEGKSTMIKAIMGEIDFEGKCELGHNSMIGYFAQNQASLLDETLSIFETIDQIAVGEVRTKVKDILGAFMFKGDDINKKVKVLSGGEKTRLAMVKLLLEPVNLLILDEPTNHLDMKTKDIIKDALKAFDGTLIVVSHDRDFLDGLVTKVFEFGNKRVKEHFEDINGFLRNKKLENLKEVER, encoded by the coding sequence ATGATTTCAGTAGATAATGTAGCCGTTGAACATAGCGGTTCTACACTCTTTAGTAATATTTCTTTTGCCATCAATGAGACCGACAAAATTGCCTTGATGGGGAAGAATGGAGCAGGGAAATCCACCCTACTCAAAATTATTGCCGGTCAATCCAAACCTACATCAGGATCTGTTTCAGCTCCAAAAGATTTTGTGGTGGCTTATTTACCTCAGCATTTATTGACTTCCGATGATTGTACGGTGATGGAAGAAACTTCCAAAGCTTTCGCAAGCTATCTGAATATGAAAACTGAAATCGATCGGATCAATGAAGAACTGACAGTGAGAACCGATTACGAATCTGAGGAATATTACAAACTGATCGAGCAAGTTTCTGAATTGAGTGAGAAATTCTACGCGATCGAAGAAGTCAATTATGAAGCAGAAGTAGAGAAAGTTCTTTTAGGACTGGGGTTTGTTAGGGAAGATTTTACTAGGCTAACTTCTGAATTTTCTGGAGGCTGGAGAATGAGAATTGAATTGGCCAAAATCCTTTTACAAAACCCGGACTTAATCCTACTTGATGAGCCGACCAACCATTTGGATATTGAATCCATCCAATGGCTAGAGGATTTCTTGATGAATAAAGCAAAAGCGGTAGTGGTAATTTCCCACGACCGGGCTTTTGTAGACAACATCACCACAAGAACCATTGAGGTAACCATGGGGCGTATTTACGATTACAAGGCGAAATACAGCCATTACCTGGAGTTAAGGAAAGAACGTCGTGAACAACAGCAAAAGCATTACGAAGAACAGCAAAGAACCATTGCCGATATCCAAGCTTTCATAGATCGTTTCAAAGGCACCTATTCCAAAACTTTACAGGTTCAATCCAGGGTAAAAATGCTGGAAAAAATGGAAATCATTGAAGTGGACGAAGTGGATACTTCCGCCTTGAAACTTCGATTCCCTCCCTCTCCAAGATCTGGAAATTATCCGGTAATCGTGGACGAAATGAGTAAAAGCTATGGAGACCATGTCGTTTTCAAAAATGCTTCTATGACTATTGAACGAGGTCAAAAAGTATCCTTTGTCGGTAAAAATGGAGAAGGGAAATCCACCATGATCAAGGCGATCATGGGAGAAATAGACTTTGAAGGAAAATGTGAATTAGGCCACAACTCCATGATCGGCTACTTTGCCCAGAATCAAGCTTCCTTGCTGGATGAAACGCTTAGCATTTTCGAAACGATTGATCAAATCGCTGTAGGGGAAGTCAGAACGAAAGTAAAGGACATCCTGGGTGCTTTCATGTTCAAAGGAGATGACATCAACAAGAAAGTGAAGGTACTTTCCGGAGGAGAAAAAACACGTTTGGCCATGGTGAAGCTATTGCTGGAACCTGTCAACTTGCTGATTCTCGATGAACCCACTAACCATTTGGACATGAAAACCAAGGACATCATCAAAGATGCCTTAAAAGCATTTGACGGTACTTTGATTGTGGTTTCTCACGACCGTGATTTCTTGGATGGTTTGGTGACGAAGGTCTTTGAATTCGGAAATAAGCGCGTAAAAGAACACTTTGAAGACATCAATGGATTCTTAAGAAACAAAAAGTTGGAGAACTTGAAAGAAGTAGAGAGATAA